A section of the Candidatus Sulfotelmatobacter sp. genome encodes:
- a CDS encoding peptidoglycan-binding protein: MTADRGDDNVKQVISLDLGQDGVAATHPVEIDFPHFVAPSLESDKTHNTIKDFLIVVGCVTVPDAHFKFDHSFVVPEAKVSMKRLAKMRDALADPDKPADPNDGNSKPTPGAKPPLSLFGHADPVGNDEYNSELSQRRARAIYGMLIRDVSEWEKLFDHPHSKGGDQWGSDETAQMAVATGEDPDKKFSRPERKALIAKYMDTVCVRDGANGEEPFQLSPTEDFLARGADRNRKGDVQGCGEFNPTFVMSKKRSDAFDAAKDNEGRDDANEVDRRVVAFLFKPGSQIKPAKWPCPTMRDPNPGTTCRGRFWSDGDQRRKADLSFDKVFDTQVRLVPGKGPDDPPVQRTPTFACRFYHGIAQNSPCEGISKQWVLRILRGPPISGKADRPFSNQRFSVTMGDAADAPEVHGRTDDEGVIRLPVLDEETTMELKLDVGDALLPPGVDPPADQGDTKDFTSFTLLAGALLPIDVEKKSDADPGDLEVKQRLFNLGYGKGEPEEFDDDVTRVAVSAFQRNEKLDKTGVADGPTRQKLAEVYQFVPSEDSASSSGGSGSPNASASPPAGNSTSGSTTPASPAGR; this comes from the coding sequence ATGACGGCCGATCGCGGCGACGATAATGTGAAGCAGGTGATCTCGCTGGATCTCGGGCAGGACGGCGTTGCCGCCACTCATCCCGTGGAGATCGACTTTCCTCACTTCGTGGCGCCGTCGCTCGAATCGGACAAGACTCACAATACGATCAAGGATTTCTTGATCGTGGTCGGGTGCGTGACGGTGCCGGACGCCCACTTCAAGTTCGATCACTCGTTCGTCGTTCCCGAAGCAAAGGTGTCGATGAAGCGTCTTGCCAAGATGCGGGACGCCCTGGCGGATCCGGACAAGCCAGCCGATCCCAACGATGGCAACTCCAAGCCGACGCCGGGGGCCAAGCCGCCGCTCTCCCTGTTCGGCCACGCCGATCCAGTCGGAAACGATGAGTACAACAGCGAGTTGAGCCAGCGGCGCGCCCGCGCGATCTACGGGATGCTGATCCGCGACGTCTCCGAGTGGGAGAAACTCTTCGACCATCCGCACTCGAAGGGCGGAGACCAATGGGGTAGCGACGAGACCGCGCAAATGGCGGTGGCTACCGGCGAGGACCCCGACAAGAAGTTCTCCCGGCCGGAACGCAAGGCGCTCATCGCCAAGTACATGGACACCGTGTGCGTGCGCGACGGCGCGAACGGCGAGGAGCCGTTCCAGTTGAGCCCGACCGAGGATTTCCTGGCGCGCGGGGCCGATCGGAATCGCAAGGGCGACGTGCAGGGGTGCGGCGAATTCAATCCCACCTTCGTGATGTCGAAGAAGCGCTCGGACGCGTTCGACGCGGCCAAGGACAATGAGGGCCGCGACGACGCCAATGAGGTGGACCGCCGCGTGGTCGCATTCCTCTTCAAGCCGGGCAGCCAGATCAAGCCCGCGAAGTGGCCCTGCCCCACGATGCGTGATCCCAATCCGGGCACGACCTGCAGGGGGCGCTTCTGGTCCGACGGGGACCAGCGCCGCAAGGCCGATTTGAGCTTCGACAAGGTGTTCGACACCCAGGTTCGGCTGGTGCCGGGGAAAGGCCCCGATGATCCGCCCGTGCAGCGCACGCCGACCTTTGCCTGCCGCTTCTACCACGGCATCGCTCAGAACTCCCCGTGCGAAGGCATCAGCAAGCAGTGGGTCTTGCGCATTCTGCGCGGGCCACCGATCTCGGGGAAGGCGGACCGGCCGTTCAGCAACCAGCGCTTCTCCGTCACGATGGGCGACGCCGCCGACGCGCCGGAGGTCCACGGTCGCACCGACGACGAGGGCGTCATTCGCCTTCCGGTGCTGGACGAAGAGACCACGATGGAACTGAAACTGGACGTCGGGGATGCTCTGCTGCCGCCGGGGGTCGATCCGCCCGCCGACCAGGGCGACACCAAGGACTTCACCTCCTTCACGCTCCTGGCGGGCGCTCTGTTGCCGATCGATGTCGAGAAGAAGAGCGACGCCGATCCCGGCGACCTCGAGGTGAAACAACGCCTCTTCAACCTGGGATACGGAAAAGGAGAGCCCGAGGAGTTCGACGACGACGTCACCCGGGTCGCGGTCAGCGCTTTTCAGCGCAATGAGAAGCTGGACAAGACCGGGGTGGCGGATGGCCCGACGCGCCAGAAGCTGGCGGAGGTGTATCAGTTCGTGCCATCGGAGGATTCGGCGTCTTCGTCGGGAGGGTCGGGATCACCGAACGCTTCGGCCTCACCGCCCGCGGGCAATTCCACGAGCGGCTCCACCACTCCGGCCTCGCCTGCCGGGCGCTAG
- a CDS encoding type VI secretion system contractile sheath large subunit, with translation MKPLGWKIVVVTDVGVDPGERRRVTPAEADTWLASLNAGADVPAKAGGASVRMPLTSPTAFEPPAVAAWLAAQGAPNGADAVDAVLHHPSFQRVEAAWRGMKLLLAQAGDRVEIRLASMPRKNLAARFKEVVFLPEYHEAEPPSLIALDFEFGYKGDDLATLNELGSMAKVLQAPVVAQASAGFFDFRYLVQIATLGELLPRLMDSNHSGWKTFQTTDPARWITLTINRWLARAPYTAEAGGHAEKCAESNPDSYLWARGVWFAAAAVARSVNTYGHALAIAGAQGGRFDNLPTRLYPGTKSQPAPLAAEAPFAEMQVMELMRAGFAPIVAPMSQNLAMLASAMSIFRLRPATPTIEGTLAYQLLAGRLAQTCARILDSLPGGDANATAAFVREQLLAFLGPLAGDAPDQAVQVAVREEEMDGKRVRFADVKVAPRVMLEGKPADFSFLLPLGN, from the coding sequence ATGAAACCGCTGGGCTGGAAGATCGTGGTGGTGACGGACGTGGGCGTGGACCCGGGCGAGCGTCGGCGCGTGACGCCCGCCGAAGCCGACACCTGGCTCGCGTCGCTGAACGCCGGTGCCGACGTGCCGGCCAAGGCGGGTGGAGCCTCGGTGCGCATGCCGCTCACGAGTCCCACGGCGTTCGAGCCGCCGGCAGTGGCGGCCTGGCTGGCGGCGCAGGGCGCCCCGAATGGCGCGGACGCGGTGGACGCCGTGCTGCATCACCCGTCGTTCCAGCGCGTGGAAGCCGCCTGGCGCGGGATGAAGCTCCTGCTCGCGCAGGCCGGCGACAGGGTCGAAATCCGGCTCGCCTCGATGCCGCGCAAGAATCTCGCGGCGCGCTTCAAGGAAGTCGTGTTCCTTCCCGAGTACCACGAGGCCGAACCACCGTCGCTGATCGCGCTCGACTTCGAGTTCGGGTACAAGGGCGACGATCTCGCCACGCTCAACGAGCTGGGCTCGATGGCCAAGGTGCTGCAGGCCCCGGTGGTGGCGCAGGCTTCGGCCGGTTTCTTCGACTTCCGCTACCTGGTCCAGATCGCCACGCTCGGAGAGTTGCTGCCGCGGTTGATGGACTCGAACCATTCGGGCTGGAAGACCTTTCAAACCACCGATCCGGCGCGCTGGATCACGCTCACCATCAATCGCTGGCTGGCGCGCGCGCCCTACACCGCCGAGGCGGGCGGACACGCCGAGAAGTGCGCGGAGTCGAATCCCGACTCCTACCTGTGGGCGCGCGGCGTCTGGTTCGCGGCCGCGGCGGTGGCGCGCAGCGTCAATACCTACGGTCACGCTCTGGCGATCGCCGGCGCGCAGGGCGGCCGGTTCGACAACCTTCCGACGCGGCTCTACCCCGGCACCAAGAGCCAGCCGGCGCCGCTCGCCGCCGAGGCGCCGTTCGCCGAGATGCAGGTGATGGAGCTGATGCGGGCGGGTTTCGCGCCGATCGTGGCGCCGATGAGCCAGAATCTCGCCATGCTGGCTTCGGCGATGAGCATCTTCCGCCTCAGGCCGGCCACGCCCACCATCGAAGGGACGCTCGCCTACCAGCTGCTGGCCGGTCGCCTCGCGCAGACCTGCGCGCGCATCCTCGACTCGCTGCCGGGCGGCGACGCCAACGCCACCGCGGCATTCGTTCGCGAGCAGCTGCTCGCGTTCCTCGGGCCGCTGGCCGGCGACGCGCCGGATCAGGCGGTGCAGGTGGCGGTGCGCGAGGAAGAGATGGACGGAAAGCGCGTCCGGTTCGCCGACGTGAAGGTCGCGCCGCGGGTCATGCTCGAGGGCAAGCCCGCCGACTTCTCGTTCCTGCTGCCGCTCGGAAACTGA
- a CDS encoding sigma-54 dependent transcriptional regulator: MRVLVVDDEIRNAELTALALRDDGHDVEFTGGSRDALKKQESTPFDAVVTDLRMKDLDGLQLLAALKQRWPQTSVVLMTAYDTREIARRAQNEGATGYVDKEGEFREEIKTILRRVARERNLVTENRTLSDTVESLRQGAATVIGSAPRTRQALELAKRVAATDSTVLLRGESGTGKDLFARLIHVSSRRAGGPWVKVNCGALPENLLESELFGHERGAFTGAVRQKPGRFEDASKGTIFLDEIGELPLPLQVKLLQVIEEKSFTRVGGNQNVAVDVRIIAATNRDLEEMVRARTFREDLFFRLNVFPIALPPLRERPGDVPALVAYVLERHGATADKVTSAAMQALERYTWPGNVREVEHTLERAMILAGSDPIGLEHLSFARPELLGSARAGAAVGAPPWVPTIPPEGLSLEELERQLIVQALAMARGNKSQAARLLDISRRTLYSRMEHHGLRTPGEGGAEEAGEEDSDAAGGSEGSKS, from the coding sequence GTGAGAGTGCTGGTGGTGGACGACGAGATCCGCAACGCCGAGCTGACCGCGCTCGCGCTCCGCGACGACGGCCACGACGTCGAGTTCACCGGCGGCAGCCGCGATGCGCTCAAGAAGCAGGAGTCCACGCCCTTCGACGCGGTGGTGACCGATCTGCGCATGAAGGATCTCGACGGACTTCAGCTCCTCGCCGCGCTCAAACAGCGCTGGCCGCAGACCTCGGTCGTGCTGATGACCGCCTATGACACACGCGAGATCGCGCGGCGCGCGCAGAACGAGGGGGCCACCGGCTACGTCGACAAGGAAGGCGAGTTCCGCGAGGAGATCAAGACCATCCTGCGCCGGGTGGCGCGCGAGCGGAACCTGGTCACCGAGAATCGCACCCTGAGCGACACCGTCGAGAGCCTGCGCCAGGGCGCGGCCACCGTGATCGGGAGCGCGCCGCGCACCCGCCAGGCGCTCGAGCTGGCGAAACGCGTGGCGGCCACCGACTCGACGGTGCTGCTGCGCGGCGAGAGCGGCACCGGCAAGGACCTGTTCGCGCGCCTCATCCACGTCAGCAGCCGCCGCGCCGGCGGACCGTGGGTCAAGGTGAACTGCGGCGCGCTGCCCGAAAACCTGCTCGAGAGCGAGCTGTTCGGACACGAGCGCGGCGCCTTCACCGGCGCGGTGCGGCAGAAGCCCGGCCGCTTCGAGGACGCCAGCAAGGGCACCATCTTCCTCGACGAAATCGGCGAGCTGCCGCTGCCGCTGCAGGTCAAGCTGCTCCAGGTGATCGAAGAGAAATCGTTCACGCGCGTGGGCGGCAATCAGAACGTCGCGGTGGACGTGCGCATCATCGCCGCCACCAACCGCGATCTCGAGGAGATGGTGCGTGCACGGACGTTTCGCGAGGATCTGTTCTTCCGCCTGAACGTCTTCCCGATCGCGTTGCCGCCACTGCGCGAGCGGCCGGGCGACGTGCCGGCCCTGGTCGCGTACGTCCTCGAGCGTCACGGCGCCACGGCCGACAAGGTGACGTCAGCCGCGATGCAGGCGCTCGAGCGTTACACGTGGCCGGGCAACGTGCGCGAGGTCGAGCACACGCTGGAGCGCGCCATGATTCTGGCCGGATCCGATCCGATCGGCCTGGAGCACCTTTCGTTCGCACGTCCCGAGCTGCTGGGCTCGGCGCGGGCCGGCGCAGCGGTCGGAGCGCCGCCCTGGGTGCCGACCATCCCGCCCGAGGGTCTGTCGCTCGAGGAGCTCGAGCGACAGCTCATCGTCCAGGCGCTGGCGATGGCGCGCGGCAACAAGAGCCAGGCCGCACGTCTGCTCGATATCTCGCGGCGGACTCTTTACTCTCGCATGGAGCACCACGGCCTGCGCACGCCTGGCGAGGGCGGTGCGGAAGAGGCGGGCGAAGAGGATTCCGACGCCGCGGGCGGATCGGAAGGCTCGAAATCATGA
- a CDS encoding helix-turn-helix domain-containing protein, with protein sequence MRFAVAARVIWRISAGTRAAAKHFKGFERRPGELSVARGLRFSGIGGDAGSRVPPSEPAISSARPLPPPSNHHHDAPAPQPGLGALRHLALDLIRYFYNDRIMKSRTTTPRAAPVQTARYADMFAALGIEIRLQILRLLLTAHPEGMVVGEIQSELNIPASTLSHHLEKLKGEGLASVQRESTFLRYTANTAALQELLGFLFAECCSRSKAVSADAVIQLCEIGPKRRGS encoded by the coding sequence GTGCGCTTCGCAGTCGCGGCGCGGGTGATTTGGCGCATCTCGGCCGGGACTCGGGCGGCCGCGAAGCATTTCAAGGGCTTCGAGCGCCGTCCGGGCGAGCTCTCCGTGGCACGTGGGTTGCGCTTCTCCGGGATCGGCGGGGACGCCGGGAGTCGCGTCCCACCATCCGAGCCTGCCATCTCCAGCGCGCGGCCTCTGCCCCCGCCATCCAATCACCACCACGACGCCCCGGCCCCGCAGCCGGGGCTCGGTGCTTTGCGGCACTTGGCCCTTGACTTGATTCGGTATTTTTACAATGATCGAATTATGAAATCGAGAACGACGACGCCCCGCGCCGCCCCCGTCCAGACCGCCCGCTACGCCGACATGTTCGCGGCTCTGGGGATCGAGATCCGCCTTCAAATCCTCCGATTGCTGCTTACCGCCCACCCCGAAGGCATGGTGGTCGGCGAGATCCAGTCGGAGCTGAATATCCCCGCCTCGACGCTCTCCCACCACCTCGAGAAGCTCAAGGGCGAGGGGCTGGCGAGCGTCCAACGCGAAAGCACGTTTCTGCGCTACACGGCGAACACCGCCGCGCTGCAGGAACTCCTCGGATTCCTGTTCGCGGAGTGCTGCTCGAGAAGCAAAGCGGTCAGCGCAGATGCCGTGATCCAGTTGTGTGAAATCGGGCCAAAGAGGAGAGGTTCATGA
- a CDS encoding arsenite methyltransferase, with product MSESLKEVVREKYGEAAKRAVRGEKSSCCGSSAGDSSCCGTGESSCGDPITSNLYDELERGLLPENAVRASLGCGNPAALAELRAGEIVLDLGSGGGIDVLLSARRVGPTGKAYGLDMTDEMLALARRNQTESGATNVEFLKGEIEAIPLPDASVDVIISNCVINLSGDKDRVLAEAFRVLKPGGRLAVSDVVVRGAVPDVIRKSVELWVGCVAGALEASDYVAKLERAGFVAVSLQPTRVYDLHDARELLSAQGLDADAVARQVEGQFMSAFVRATRPLPS from the coding sequence ATGAGCGAGTCGTTGAAGGAAGTCGTTCGCGAGAAGTATGGCGAAGCCGCGAAGCGCGCGGTTCGCGGCGAGAAGAGCTCGTGCTGTGGAAGCAGCGCGGGCGACTCGAGCTGCTGTGGTACCGGCGAGAGTTCCTGCGGCGACCCGATCACGTCGAATCTGTACGACGAGCTCGAAAGGGGGCTTCTGCCCGAGAACGCGGTGCGCGCATCGCTCGGCTGCGGCAATCCCGCCGCGCTCGCCGAGCTGCGTGCCGGCGAAATCGTGCTGGATCTCGGCTCCGGCGGCGGAATCGACGTGCTGCTGTCCGCCCGGCGCGTGGGTCCGACCGGCAAGGCGTACGGCCTCGACATGACCGACGAGATGCTGGCGCTCGCACGCAGGAATCAGACGGAGTCCGGCGCGACCAACGTCGAGTTCCTCAAGGGCGAGATCGAAGCCATCCCGCTCCCCGACGCGTCGGTGGACGTGATCATCTCGAATTGCGTGATCAACCTCTCGGGCGACAAGGATCGCGTGCTCGCCGAGGCCTTCCGCGTCCTGAAGCCCGGCGGGCGACTGGCGGTGTCCGACGTGGTGGTGCGCGGCGCGGTTCCGGACGTGATCCGAAAGAGCGTCGAGCTGTGGGTCGGGTGCGTGGCGGGCGCGCTCGAAGCATCGGACTACGTCGCGAAGCTCGAGCGCGCGGGATTCGTGGCCGTGAGCCTTCAGCCGACGCGGGTCTACGATCTTCACGACGCGCGAGAGCTTCTCTCCGCCCAGGGCCTGGATGCCGATGCGGTCGCGCGTCAGGTCGAGGGACAGTTCATGAGCGCGTTCGTTCGAGCGACCAGGCCGCTGCCGTCGTGA
- a CDS encoding arsenate reductase ArsC — protein MSGLAEGKGDGIREVEMGLPMVLILCTGNSARSQMAEGLLRTRAGDRFEVASAGTEPAARVHPMAIEVMREVGIDLGGAQPKDIARFLGQAPVRHLIIVCHDAEGRCPSVWPGAISRVHWPIEDPAAFRGDPDSTRAKFREVREELSRRLDQWLAEHSTTTAVRG, from the coding sequence GTGAGTGGGCTCGCGGAAGGCAAGGGCGATGGAATCCGCGAGGTCGAGATGGGTCTGCCGATGGTCCTGATACTCTGCACCGGCAACTCGGCGCGCAGCCAGATGGCCGAGGGGCTGCTTCGCACCCGAGCCGGTGACCGGTTCGAGGTTGCGAGCGCGGGCACCGAACCCGCCGCGCGAGTGCATCCGATGGCGATCGAGGTCATGCGCGAGGTCGGCATCGACCTCGGCGGGGCGCAACCCAAGGACATCGCGAGATTCCTCGGCCAGGCGCCGGTCCGGCACCTGATCATCGTCTGCCATGACGCCGAAGGCCGCTGCCCGAGCGTGTGGCCGGGAGCGATCTCACGCGTTCACTGGCCGATCGAGGATCCGGCGGCCTTCCGCGGCGACCCCGATTCGACGCGCGCGAAATTCCGTGAGGTGCGCGAGGAGCTGTCTCGGCGGCTCGATCAATGGCTGGCTGAGCACTCCACGACCACCGCGGTCCGGGGCTAG
- a CDS encoding type VI secretion system contractile sheath large subunit, protein MGIEPRQDLPLDLVVIADLGSDGQSELWGRVRRLENDGLPALMLEARPGVTLESSGAPLRLEFGDLRAFRPEAVAPQLPEARALLELRRRLTQRGVSSDDLGQIVRELPDGSPLRQALSSALAERPADAPKAHAPPAPAAPPPAAPATSGDLEALFRMVEVGDGAEQTSAAPEAASSGRALDRLVRLLGIGGAGARVATATQQGLAGAVDEALAETLRPALHDPRFQALEQTWMGLRFLMRRIDHRSGIRVFVLPARRESSGRLAREALVPFAEEQRRDARVVLAIADFDFGAESDLSLAADLAAAGASARTPVVAGVDPALLGLTSLAELSRIEDLATLLGDSSHSAWNALRDRDASRWLALAANRFLLRQPYGREHDAVKGFAFEENPSPAVARYLWGRASWLLAERVAASFARCGWGVRLSGQNEESRVADLHVWMAPARGGETAPAPLEALLAEARVDELVECGILPAVCRRDDDFAFFAATPMVHRRAKAAPHESRRDSLAFAMFEAQISAWVEHLDAFGHFASDTERAAAIARGLEVLSATGEGPSIETRFEDGALHIAPWRDPLRGLPELTLPLSSQR, encoded by the coding sequence ATGGGGATCGAACCACGCCAGGATCTGCCGCTCGATCTCGTCGTGATCGCCGATCTCGGCTCGGACGGACAGAGCGAGCTGTGGGGCCGGGTCCGGCGGCTCGAGAACGACGGTCTGCCCGCGCTGATGCTCGAGGCGCGGCCGGGCGTGACGCTGGAATCCTCCGGCGCGCCATTGCGGCTGGAGTTCGGCGACCTGCGCGCGTTCCGGCCCGAGGCGGTCGCCCCGCAGCTCCCCGAAGCGCGCGCCCTGCTCGAGCTGCGCCGAAGACTCACTCAACGCGGAGTCTCGAGCGACGACCTCGGCCAGATCGTGCGCGAGCTGCCGGACGGATCGCCGCTCCGGCAGGCGCTGTCGAGCGCGCTCGCGGAACGCCCGGCCGACGCTCCGAAGGCGCATGCGCCGCCCGCGCCCGCTGCTCCTCCCCCGGCGGCGCCCGCCACGAGCGGCGATCTCGAGGCGCTGTTCCGGATGGTGGAGGTTGGCGACGGCGCCGAGCAGACAAGCGCCGCGCCCGAGGCCGCCTCGAGCGGGCGCGCGCTCGACCGCCTGGTGCGCCTGCTCGGGATCGGCGGTGCGGGTGCGCGGGTCGCCACCGCGACGCAGCAGGGGCTCGCCGGCGCCGTGGACGAAGCGCTGGCCGAAACACTGCGTCCCGCGCTCCATGATCCACGGTTCCAGGCGCTCGAACAGACCTGGATGGGGCTCCGCTTCCTGATGCGTCGGATCGATCACCGCTCGGGGATCCGGGTGTTCGTTCTGCCGGCGCGACGGGAATCGTCGGGCAGGCTCGCGCGTGAGGCCCTCGTGCCGTTCGCCGAAGAGCAACGGCGCGATGCGCGCGTGGTGCTCGCGATCGCCGACTTCGATTTCGGCGCCGAATCCGACCTCTCGCTGGCCGCCGATCTCGCCGCCGCGGGCGCATCGGCCCGCACGCCGGTCGTGGCCGGGGTCGATCCCGCGCTGCTCGGCCTCACCTCGCTTGCCGAGCTCTCGCGGATCGAAGATCTCGCAACGCTCCTCGGCGACTCATCGCACTCGGCCTGGAACGCCCTGCGCGATCGCGACGCCTCGCGCTGGCTGGCGCTCGCCGCCAATCGCTTCCTGCTGCGGCAACCGTACGGGAGGGAGCACGACGCGGTGAAGGGGTTCGCCTTCGAGGAGAACCCCTCACCGGCGGTAGCCCGATATCTGTGGGGCCGCGCGTCGTGGCTGCTGGCCGAACGCGTGGCGGCGAGCTTCGCTCGCTGCGGCTGGGGCGTACGCCTCTCGGGGCAGAACGAAGAATCGCGCGTCGCCGATCTGCACGTGTGGATGGCGCCGGCGCGCGGGGGTGAGACCGCGCCCGCGCCGCTCGAGGCGTTGCTCGCCGAGGCTCGCGTGGACGAACTCGTCGAGTGTGGCATCCTCCCCGCGGTCTGCCGTCGCGACGATGATTTCGCCTTCTTCGCGGCGACGCCGATGGTTCACCGCCGCGCGAAAGCGGCGCCTCACGAATCGCGCCGCGATTCGCTCGCGTTCGCGATGTTCGAGGCGCAGATCTCGGCCTGGGTCGAGCACCTCGACGCCTTCGGCCACTTCGCCTCGGACACCGAGCGCGCGGCGGCGATCGCCAGGGGGCTCGAGGTCCTGTCGGCGACGGGCGAGGGCCCCTCGATCGAGACTCGCTTCGAAGACGGCGCCCTGCACATCGCGCCCTGGCGCGACCCGCTTCGCGGCCTCCCCGAGCTGACACTCCCGTTGTCATCCCAACGCTGA
- a CDS encoding ATP-binding protein has translation MDRFLDSRGACRRRVPAGPIRSGGALQRTFIGTLLFVVAGVLAMAAQSWVSYQRVRHALETEYEHRLENVANTIASQIKSDDLKDVRTYGEEARGFAELQFVVFGIQQTSGLANASVIGSDRVVIFDCRSDELQGARTPLDTLAFNEIGSALAGKAAVSRPYVANGLTLRAGFAPIFGAGGAPVGVVAVEAEPDYGPVLAGLERDFQLRTTIVVLALSVLAALFLRLAWSSQRLERRLSRAENLAAMGRLTATLAHEIKNPLAIIRGSAERLSKLAPDAQRMAGFVVEESDRLSRTVGRYLQFARAEDSLEGEGDAITALNATLALLEGEFAARNVTLRREAAPAAAPVRLDNESLKQVYLNLILNAIEAMNEGGALTVGAAERGGKIEVRIADTGPGIPAEVLARLGNPFVTTRAQGTGLGLFLTRRLVESAGGSLQLESTAGRGTTCVVRLPRRSGAVAEPTGGKPS, from the coding sequence ATGGATCGCTTCCTAGATTCGCGCGGCGCCTGTCGGCGCCGAGTACCCGCCGGGCCCATCCGCAGCGGAGGAGCACTGCAGCGCACCTTCATCGGCACCCTGTTGTTCGTGGTGGCCGGCGTGCTGGCCATGGCCGCGCAGTCGTGGGTGTCCTACCAGCGCGTTCGCCACGCCCTCGAGACCGAATACGAGCACCGGCTCGAGAACGTCGCCAACACCATCGCCTCGCAAATCAAATCCGACGACCTCAAGGACGTGCGCACCTACGGCGAGGAGGCCCGCGGCTTCGCCGAGTTGCAGTTCGTGGTGTTCGGCATCCAGCAGACCTCCGGGCTCGCCAATGCCAGCGTGATCGGCAGCGATCGGGTGGTGATCTTCGACTGCCGCAGCGACGAGTTGCAGGGCGCGCGCACCCCGCTCGACACGCTCGCCTTCAACGAAATCGGGAGCGCGCTGGCGGGGAAGGCGGCGGTGTCGCGTCCCTACGTGGCGAATGGGCTTACGCTCCGCGCCGGGTTCGCGCCGATCTTCGGCGCCGGGGGTGCGCCGGTGGGCGTGGTCGCGGTCGAGGCCGAGCCCGACTACGGGCCGGTGCTGGCGGGCCTCGAGCGCGACTTCCAGCTTCGCACCACGATCGTGGTGCTGGCGCTGAGCGTGCTGGCCGCGCTGTTCCTGCGGCTCGCCTGGTCGTCGCAGCGGCTCGAACGGCGGCTCTCTCGCGCCGAGAACCTCGCCGCCATGGGCCGGCTCACCGCGACGCTCGCGCACGAGATCAAGAATCCGCTCGCGATCATTCGCGGCTCGGCGGAGCGCCTCTCGAAGCTGGCCCCCGACGCCCAGCGCATGGCGGGCTTCGTGGTGGAGGAGAGCGATCGCCTGTCGCGCACGGTGGGCCGCTACCTGCAATTCGCGCGCGCCGAGGACTCGCTCGAGGGAGAGGGCGACGCCATCACCGCGCTCAACGCGACCCTGGCGCTGCTCGAGGGCGAGTTCGCGGCGCGCAACGTGACGCTCCGCCGCGAGGCCGCTCCCGCCGCGGCTCCGGTGCGCCTCGACAACGAGTCCCTGAAACAGGTCTATTTGAACCTGATCCTGAACGCGATCGAAGCCATGAACGAAGGCGGCGCACTCACCGTCGGCGCCGCCGAGCGTGGAGGGAAGATCGAGGTGCGCATCGCCGACACCGGCCCGGGGATTCCCGCCGAGGTGCTCGCCCGGCTCGGCAATCCGTTTGTCACGACGCGCGCTCAGGGCACCGGGCTCGGCCTGTTCCTGACGCGCCGGCTGGTGGAATCGGCCGGCGGCTCGCTGCAGCTCGAGAGCACGGCGGGACGCGGCACGACCTGCGTGGTGCGGTTGCCGCGGCGCAGCGGCGCCGTCGCCGAGCCGACGGGAGGGAAGCCGTCGTGA